One genomic window of Eptesicus fuscus isolate TK198812 chromosome 6, DD_ASM_mEF_20220401, whole genome shotgun sequence includes the following:
- the PRSS57 gene encoding serine protease 57, translating into MGPGAEAWDQLLLTMATALMLSMRLPGSWGARIIGGREVAPHSRPYMASVKFQGQHHCGGFLLRARWVVTAAHCLSNRDPRTVQVVLGAHNIRTSEPTQQVFSTSAVIRHPDYQPTTHANDICLLQLNSSAILGPAVGLLRLPKRGTRPPRAGTRCHVAGWGSVSNFEELPPGLMEAEVRVLGLDVCNSSWKGQLSPAMVCTHSGDRRRRGFCSADSGGPLVCRNLAHGLVSFSGLWCGDPKTPDVYTQVSAFVTWIWDVVQQRPHSPQLSSSPRTTGAPTGAS; encoded by the exons AtggggcctggggcggaggcCTGGGACCAACTTTTGCTGACTATGGCCACTGCTCTGATGCTGTCCATGAGGCTTCCAG gCTCCTGGGGGGCTAGGATCATCGGGGGCCGAGAGGTGGCCCCGCACTCCCGTCCCTACATGGCGTCGGTGAAGTTCCAGGGCCAGCATCACTGCGGTGGCTTCCTGCTCCGCGCCCGCTGGGTGGTCACAGCTGCCCACTGCCTCAGCAACAG AGACCCGCGAACGGTCCAGGTGGTGCTGGGGGCTCACAACATTCGCACCTCAGAGCCCACCCAGCAGGTGTTCAGCACCTCAGCTGTCATCAGGCACCCTGACTaccagcccacaacccacgccAATGACATCTGCCTGCTGCAG CTGAACAGCTCTGCCATCCTGGGTCCTGCAGTGGGGCTGCTGAGGCTGCCAAAGAGGGGCACCAGGCCGCCCAGGGCCGGGACGAGGTGCCATGTGGCCGGCTGGGGCTCTGTGTCCAACTTTGAGGAATTGCCACCCGGGCTGATGGAGGCCGAGGTCCGCGTGCTGGGCCTGGACGTCTGCAATAGCTCCTGGAAGGGCCAGCTCAGCCCTGCCATGGTCTGCACCCACAGTGGGGACCGACGGCGGAGAGGCTTCTGCTCG GCGGACTCCGGGGGGCCCCTGGTGTGCAGGAACCTGGCCCATGGCCTCGTTTCCTTCTCTGGCCTCTGGTGTGGCGACCCCAAGACCCCAGATGTATACACACAGGTGTCTGCTTTCGTGACCTGGATCTGGGATGTGGTTCAGCAGCGACCCCACAGCCCCCaactcagctcctcacccaggacCACTGGGGCCCCCACAGGAGCTTCCTGA
- the FSTL3 gene encoding follistatin-related protein 3 isoform X3, whose amino-acid sequence MRPRAPGPLWPLPWGALAWAVGFVGSVGSGDPSPDSCEGVECGPGKACRMLGGRPRCECTPDCEELPARLQVCGSDGATYRDECELRAARCRGHPDLRVMYRGRCRKSCAHVVCQRPQSCVVDQTGSAHCVMCRAAPCPAPSSPGQELCGNNNITYMSSCHLRQATCFLGRSIGVRHPGSCAGAGRSGEQWWAVGPSPSPYPHFSVRPSHSAGTPEPADVESEEEEENFV is encoded by the exons ATGCGTCCCAGGGCGCCCGGGCCactgtggccactgccctgggGGGCCCTGGCTTGGGCCGTAGGCTTCGTGGGCTCCGTGGGCTCGGGGGACCCCTCGCCCG ATTCGTGCGAGGGCGTGGAGTGCGGCCCCGGCAAGGCTTGCCGCATGCTGGGGGGCCGCCCGCGCTGCGAGTGCACCCCGGACTGCGAAGAGCTCCCGGCGCGCCTACAGGTCTGCGGCTCCGACGGCGCCACCTACCGCGACGAGTGTGAGCTGCGCGCAGCGCGCTGCCGCGGCCACCCAGACCTGCGTGTCATGTACAGGGGCCGCTGCCGCA AGTCCTGCGCACACGTGGTGTGCCAGCGGCCACAGTCGTGCGTGGTGGACCAGACAGGTAGTGCCCACTGCGTGATGTGTCGCGCTGCGCCCTGCCCCGcgccctccagccctggccaggagcTCTGCGGCAACAACAACATCACCTACATGTCTTCGTGCCACCTCCGCCAGGCCACCTGCTTCCTGGGCCGTTCCATTGGCGTGCGACACCCTGGCAGCTGCGCAGGtgcggggcggagcggggagcAGTGGTGGGCTGtaggccccagcccctctccgTACCCGCATTTCTCTGTTCGTCCCTCCCACTCAGCAGGCACCCCTGAGCCAGCAGATGTTGAatcggaggaagaggaggagaactTTGTGTGA
- the FSTL3 gene encoding follistatin-related protein 3 isoform X1: protein MRPRAPGPLWPLPWGALAWAVGFVGSVGSGDPSPGGVCWLQQGKEATCSLVLKTDVSQAECCASGNIDTAWSNFTHPGNKISLLGFLGLVHCLPCKDSCEGVECGPGKACRMLGGRPRCECTPDCEELPARLQVCGSDGATYRDECELRAARCRGHPDLRVMYRGRCRKSCAHVVCQRPQSCVVDQTGSAHCVMCRAAPCPAPSSPGQELCGNNNITYMSSCHLRQATCFLGRSIGVRHPGSCAGAGRSGEQWWAVGPSPSPYPHFSVRPSHSAGTPEPADVESEEEEENFV from the exons ATGCGTCCCAGGGCGCCCGGGCCactgtggccactgccctgggGGGCCCTGGCTTGGGCCGTAGGCTTCGTGGGCTCCGTGGGCTCGGGGGACCCCTCGCCCG GTGGTGTCTGCTGGCTCCAGCAGGGCAAAGAGGCCACCTGCAGCCTGGTGCTGAAGACCGATGTGAGCCAGGCTGAGTGTTGTGCCTCTGGCAACATTGACACCGCCTGGTCCAACTTCACCCACCCAGGGAACAAGATCAGCCTCCTGGGCTTCTTGGGCCTTgtccactgcctcccctgcaaaG ATTCGTGCGAGGGCGTGGAGTGCGGCCCCGGCAAGGCTTGCCGCATGCTGGGGGGCCGCCCGCGCTGCGAGTGCACCCCGGACTGCGAAGAGCTCCCGGCGCGCCTACAGGTCTGCGGCTCCGACGGCGCCACCTACCGCGACGAGTGTGAGCTGCGCGCAGCGCGCTGCCGCGGCCACCCAGACCTGCGTGTCATGTACAGGGGCCGCTGCCGCA AGTCCTGCGCACACGTGGTGTGCCAGCGGCCACAGTCGTGCGTGGTGGACCAGACAGGTAGTGCCCACTGCGTGATGTGTCGCGCTGCGCCCTGCCCCGcgccctccagccctggccaggagcTCTGCGGCAACAACAACATCACCTACATGTCTTCGTGCCACCTCCGCCAGGCCACCTGCTTCCTGGGCCGTTCCATTGGCGTGCGACACCCTGGCAGCTGCGCAGGtgcggggcggagcggggagcAGTGGTGGGCTGtaggccccagcccctctccgTACCCGCATTTCTCTGTTCGTCCCTCCCACTCAGCAGGCACCCCTGAGCCAGCAGATGTTGAatcggaggaagaggaggagaactTTGTGTGA
- the FSTL3 gene encoding follistatin-related protein 3 isoform X2 → MRPRAPGPLWPLPWGALAWAVGFVGSVGSGDPSPGGVCWLQQGKEATCSLVLKTDVSQAECCASGNIDTAWSNFTHPGNKISLLGFLGLVHCLPCKDSCEGVECGPGKACRMLGGRPRCECTPDCEELPARLQVCGSDGATYRDECELRAARCRGHPDLRVMYRGRCRKSCAHVVCQRPQSCVVDQTGSAHCVMCRAAPCPAPSSPGQELCGNNNITYMSSCHLRQATCFLGRSIGVRHPGSCAAGTPEPADVESEEEEENFV, encoded by the exons ATGCGTCCCAGGGCGCCCGGGCCactgtggccactgccctgggGGGCCCTGGCTTGGGCCGTAGGCTTCGTGGGCTCCGTGGGCTCGGGGGACCCCTCGCCCG GTGGTGTCTGCTGGCTCCAGCAGGGCAAAGAGGCCACCTGCAGCCTGGTGCTGAAGACCGATGTGAGCCAGGCTGAGTGTTGTGCCTCTGGCAACATTGACACCGCCTGGTCCAACTTCACCCACCCAGGGAACAAGATCAGCCTCCTGGGCTTCTTGGGCCTTgtccactgcctcccctgcaaaG ATTCGTGCGAGGGCGTGGAGTGCGGCCCCGGCAAGGCTTGCCGCATGCTGGGGGGCCGCCCGCGCTGCGAGTGCACCCCGGACTGCGAAGAGCTCCCGGCGCGCCTACAGGTCTGCGGCTCCGACGGCGCCACCTACCGCGACGAGTGTGAGCTGCGCGCAGCGCGCTGCCGCGGCCACCCAGACCTGCGTGTCATGTACAGGGGCCGCTGCCGCA AGTCCTGCGCACACGTGGTGTGCCAGCGGCCACAGTCGTGCGTGGTGGACCAGACAGGTAGTGCCCACTGCGTGATGTGTCGCGCTGCGCCCTGCCCCGcgccctccagccctggccaggagcTCTGCGGCAACAACAACATCACCTACATGTCTTCGTGCCACCTCCGCCAGGCCACCTGCTTCCTGGGCCGTTCCATTGGCGTGCGACACCCTGGCAGCTGCGCAG CAGGCACCCCTGAGCCAGCAGATGTTGAatcggaggaagaggaggagaactTTGTGTGA